TTCGCCATGTTATCTATCCTGCTTCCTTTTTCATAAACATTTTATAAAATGCGTGCGCTGACACATTACGTAAACGCTCCACATTTAACGCAATTATGATAAAACCTATAAGCTGCATAGGATACGTAAAAATCATATCAGCTAAAATATAATTTATCATTATAAATATACCAAAAAGTGCTGCATAATACTGTAAGAAACCAAGGATTAGCGCTAGTCCAATCATGATTTCTCCGAGCGGAATCACCCATTCCCATAATGTCGTATATGGTGCAATGATATGCTCAAAAAACTGCTTATACCATGTCGGTGAGTCTTCGTTTTGAGCAATGACTTTTGTTAATCCTTCTAAACTAAATCCTCCAGTTATTTTTTCATAACCTTGCATTAAAATGATAAAGCCACTTATAAAGCGAACAATTAAACATAAGATTTGAAATATTTTCTTCATGGCATACTCCTTTAAATAAAGTTTAAGGGAAACCCAGACTTTCTGAATTCCCCTTAGCAATTGATTTTATTTTAATTTAGCACTTCCAAATACGACATGTGCCTTTTTACAATAAATCGTAACTTCATTATATTTAGATGTATCCATATCTTTTAAATCAAAAGTCTGTTCCATCTTGTTATAATCGACTTTATCGATTTCCATGCCTTTTTCAACGTCCCCATCTTTCGTTAAGTAAACATGTAAGTCAGGTCCTTTAGATGATTTAAAATCTGTAAGCATCAATTTATGATCTTTAATAGTTGCCTTACCTTCTACCATTTCATCATTCATAGATTTAAACATGCCAGACTTCATCATATCTTGATCTTTCATGTTGTCTTTATTCATGTCTTTATCTTTCATTTCACTTTTATTGTCCATCTTTTCATCTTTGTTCATGTCGCCATCTCCACAAGCACCTAATAATAACGTTGTAGTTAACGCGAATGCTCCAAATGTAGTTTTCGTTAAATTCATATCACACATCTCCTCTTTAGTTGATAACTTAAGTGTATGTGCTATGTGGTCATTAAACCATTAGCTGTTTATTAACTACTATGAACTCATTATTAATTATTTAATGCTATAATTTTTTCAGGATTTGAATAACTGATAAGTACTTTTTGAACCATGTTAATAAATAAACCTGTCTCTACTACACCAATAATAGAAATTAAATCTTGATTTAACTTTTCAGGGTTATGAATCTCTTTAAAATCACAATCTAAAATATAATGACCGTTGTCGGATAAGAATGTACCATCTTTACCTACTCTTAAAGTAGCCTCACAACCTAGCGCTTCAATTTCACGAGCCGCCACTTCCCATCCAAAAGGAATCACTTCAACAGGTAATTTAAACTTACCTAGCGTCTTAACATATTTAGATTCATCAACAATAACGATAAATTGATCAGTGGCATTAGCTACAATTTTCTCACGTAAAAGCGCGCCGCCCCCACCTTTAATCAATTGGAAGTTACCATCAATTTCATCAGCACCGTCAATCACAATATCTAAATGACTCACTTCAGAAAAATCAGTAAGTGGAATACCATACTGCTGAGCCCATTTAGCCGTCTGTTCAGAAGTAGGAATCCCTTTTATATTTAAGCCATCTTTAACACGTTCACCTAGCCTTTGAATCGCATAATACATCGTCGAACCAGTACCTAATCCAACTATCATATTATCTTGAATATCATTAACCGCTTCATGCGCAACCTGTTCTTTAAGCTTATCTTGATTCACGCTTAACACCTCATTTAAAATAAAAGCTATATAAAATTCAGTTTAACATAATGTGAAATATGTGTAGTTATATGGTGTTTGACTCAGTTAAATATGGCAATGAGTTGGAGTCTTGGATTGAAGGGATGATTGGGTATACAGAAGGATGGTCTTTGGATTGAAGGAGGATTGGAGTCTTGGATTAACTTTGGACTTAACTCACGACTTCGGCAATGTCTGTACTGAACCCAAAAAGTTGAACTTTTTTAGTATGATATTTGAAAGGTTTGTTTCCTGAATTTTTTAGGAGATAAGCCTTTTAATTTTGATTTGATTCTTTCATTATTATAAAAATGAATATAACGATGTATAGCTTGTTCTAGTTGCTGAAAATCTTCGAATTCTTGACCATAATACATCTCTTGTTTAAGTAGTCCGAAAAAGTTTTCCATAACTGAGTTATCTAAACAATTACCTTTTCTAGACATACTTTGAAATACTTTATTTGCTTTTAATAATTTAGTGTATTGCGAATGTTGATAATGCCAACCTTGATCTGAGTGTATCGTTAAACGATAGCTTAAATCTGGACGCATAGCTATCATTTCTTTTAGTGGATTGATGACAATCTCTAACGAAGGACGTTTTGAAATTTCAAAACTAATAATCTCCGAACTATATAAGTCCATAAAAGGAGATAAATATAATTTTTGGCCATTCTTCAACTTGAATTCTGTAATATCTGTCACTATTTTTTGAAAAGGGACATGTGTTTTAAATCTACGATTTATTATATTTTTAGCGACCTTACCAACTTTACCTTTGAATGATCGAAATTTACGCCCTCTATGCGTAAATTTCGAACAAGATAACCCTAATTCTTTCATTAATCTTCTTACTTTTTTATGATTTACTTTGATACCTCTATTACTTAAATCTTGTGTAACTCTTCGATAACCATAGGTATAATTAGATTCCTTACATATTTCTTTTATTACTTTAATCAGTTCATCATCTTTATTAGGTTTATTGAACTGATTTATCCAATAATAATATACAGATTTAGCTAATTTAGCGACTTTGAATAAAATACTCAATTTTATATTAAGTGTTTCGTGTAGTTCCGTAATGATCTTTACTATTTCTGATTTTTGCTTCCGTATATGTCGGTCAAGGCTTGTAACTTTTTTTGATAAGCAATACCTGCCTTTAACGTTTCAACTTCATTGCGAAGTCTTTCGAGTTCTTCACGTTCATTTTCATTTAGAGATGAATTTTTATTATCAGTTTCCGAATATTTTTTATCCATATTGATAGACCGTCCCTTTTGTTTATTAGCTAGATCAAGACGACACTTTTCATCAAATTGATGTTGCCAATTGGCAACCATTATAGGATTAATAATCTTAAAATGATTAGCTGTTTCTCGATAAGACAACATATTTTCTTGTCTAAATTTTATAACAGATAATTTAAATTCGCTAGTATAAACAGTGTTTCTTCTTTTTTCTTGTAAGCCATCTTCTCCAAACTCTTTATATTGATTGACCCATATTTGAATGACAGATGAACTGGAAATGTCATGTTTTAAGGTAAGTGCTTTATAACCTGATTGACCATCTAAGTACTCTTTTACTAATTTTAATTTAAAGTTAAAATCATATTTTTTTCTCATAAATAATGCACCCCTATAAGCTAGATTTGAGGTTCAACTTTTGGGGTGCACATCAGTCTTGGATTAACTCCGGACTTAACTCACGACTTGGACATTTTCTTGGATTAACTTCGGACTTAACTCACGACATGAGCTATGTCTTGGATTAACTTCGGACTTAACTCACGACATGAGCATTTTCTTGGATTAACTTCGGACTTAACTCACGACTTCGCCTTTGTCTTGGATTAACTTCGGACTTAACTCACGACTTCGACTTTTTCTTTGATTAACTCCGGACTTAACTCACGACTTCGGCAAAGTCTTGGATTAATTTCGGACTTAACTCACGACTTCGGCTTTTTCTTGGATTAACTTTGGACTTAACTCACGACTTGGACATTTTCTTGGATTAACTTCAGACTTAACTCACGACTTGGACATTTTCTTGGATTAACTTTGGACTTAACTCACGACTTCGGCTTTTTCTTGGTTTAACTTCGGACTTAACTCACGACATGAGCAATGTCTTGGATTAACTCCATACTTAACTCACGACTTACGTTCATAATAAAAAAGCTACCATAAAGTCGATTCGACTTTATGGTAACTTTTAGCTGTATTCTTATTTTCAATTCTTACTTAGTGTTTGATGCTTTTTCGTCAGTTCTTGGTAATGGATAAAATCCTGCGTTGAACTGTTTCCATAATGGTTCTGGTAAATCATGTTTATCTGTTCTTTCTGGATCGAATACTGAAATGATTTCATCTTCTTTACCTTGTTCAATTTTTGAAACAAATTGATGATCAAGTAATAATTCTCTTCCTAATGCAATTAGCGGTGAACCTGTTTCATAAGCTGCTAATGCATCGTCTGCTGTAAAGATTGATCCGATACCAATTAAAGGCACACGTCCGTTAATCCAATCTAATAATAATTTCACACGTTGTTCACCTTTGTACTGTCCTTCTCTTGTTGTTGAGTGGATATCCATTAATGATACATGTAAATAATCGATTGGTTGTTCTGACAATGTTTTAACGAGTTTTTCAGTTAATTCCATAGAGATACCTGGAGATTCTACTTCTTCAGGAGAAAAACGATATCCTACAATAAAGTCTGGTGAAGCATGTTCACGCACAACTTTAGTAACAGCATCAATAACTGCTAATGGATATTTCAAATGGTCTCCCCATGCATCTTCTCTTCGATTGTAATAAGGGGAGAAGAATTGGTGAATTAAGTAATGGTTAGCACCATGAATTTCAACACCATCGAAACCTGCTTCAATTGCTATTTTAGTAGCATTAGCAAATGATTCAATTGAATGTTCTATTTCTTCAACAGTTAATGCACGGGCTACATGTGGTTCTTTTTGACCGAAGCCTCTTACTTCAACTTCACTTGGAGCAGCCACTTCACCAGTAGGCGTTAAACCTGGTAATGACATTGCACCACCGTGATGAATTTGGATTAAAGCTTTCGCACCATTTTTCTTCATCACTTCAGCTTGTTTCGTTAATCCTGGAAGATCTTCTTCTTTAGATACTGAAGGTTGCCCTGGAAAAGCTTGTCCAAGAGGTTCAACATAACTTGCTGCAGAAATAGATATTCCTACATCTTTAGAACGTTTTTCTATATATGGTATTTCAATGTCAGAAATTGTACCATCTTCATTTGAAGATACATGCGTTAAAGGTGCTAAGACAAATCTGTTTCTAACTTCTACACCATTAGGTAATTTTAAAGACTTAAATAAAGGTTCGTATTTTTCATTCATTTTAATAAATCCTCCTTATGAAGTAACACTATACCACCATAAGAATTTAACTTGCCAATTAAATGCTTATACTTTTAGTAAGAAATAGAATCCCTCCATACAAAAAGCACTTCGACTGATTTCGAAGTGCTTTGTTTCATTTATTTTTCTTCTGCTACTTTTTGGTTTGAACGTCTTTGTAATAACACGCCCAACACGCCGATAATGATGATGATTGCAATGACGCCTGCAAGTCCTAAGAATTTCGCTATATATCCTATAACGATTCCTACTGCTAAGAAGTCTGTATCTGAGAATGTAGTGGATGCTGCGCCTAAATCTCCCATAAATGCCAGTAATAATAGTGGCAAGAATGTCACTAAAATACCATTTAAGGCTGATCCTGCTATTGCACCTTTTATACCGCCTCTTGCGTTACCGAATACACCTGCTGTTGCTCCTAAGAAAAAGTGTGGTACGACGCCTGGTAAAATAACGACGCCTCCTATTAAGAACATGATCAACATTCCGATAACACCTGTTACGAAACTTACGAAAAAGCCTATTAATACTGCGTTTTGTGCGTATGGGAATACGATTGGGCAGTCTAATGCTGGTTTCGTATTTGGTACAAGTTTCTCTGATATACCTTTAAATGCTGGTACGATTTCAGCTAAAATCAGTCTTACACCTGTTAAAATAATAAATACACCTGCTGCGAATGTGACACCTTGAATAACGGAGAACACGATAAAGTTTGTACCGTCACTTAATTCTGTATGTACAAAGGTTGGTCCCGCAAATAATGCAGCAATCACATAAAGTACGATCATTGTTAATGAAATACTTATTGTACTTTCTCTTAAAAAGCTTAAACCTTTAGGAAACTTAATATCTTCTGTTGATTTTGATTTCCCAGAAAATAATTTACCTATTTCACCTGCTGCCCAGTAACTTACTGTTCCAAAATGACCGATTGCTACTTGATCAGAGCCAGTGATTTTTTTCATTGTTGATTGTCCAAGTGCTGGTAAAACTGCCATAATAAGTCCTAAAATAATTGAACCTACAACGACTGTCATTGTACCTGTTATATTACCTACTGTTAACAGTATTGCTAGAAAAGCCGCCATATAAAATGTGTGATGACCTGTTAAGAAGATATATTTTAAATTTGTAAATCTTGCGATCAATATATTAACTAACATCCCGAACATCATAATTAAAGCTGCTGTAGTTCCATAATCTTTTAAAGCAATTGAAATAATGGCTTCGTTATTCGGAACGACCCCTTGAACACCAAATGCTTCTTGAAACATTTTTCCGAATGGTTCTAATGAATCTGTAACAACGCCTGCTCCAGCACTTAATACAAGAAAGCCTAATATTGTTTTAATGGTACCTGATGTAATATCTGCTGCTGATTTTTTCTGTACAATTAAACCAATTAATGCAATAAGTGCTACTAGTATAGCAGGTTGACTAAAAACATCTACAAAAAATCCTAGTATTGAATTCATGATGGTGTCTCTCCTTCGTTTATAAAATGTTCAGTGCTTTTAATTTTTCTTCAAGTTTATTTTGCAATTCTTCTTTGTCTAAAATGTTATCTAAAACGATTACTTCACCTAATCTTTGAGCATTTTCTTCTAAATCTCTCCCACAAATAAAGATATCTGCCATATCAGGGCTTGCTGACATAATGTCGCTATGTTCAACTTTAACATCGGATGGCGCTTGTAAATTTTTCAACGCTTCTTGTGCATTCATTTCTACCATGAAACTACTTCCTAAACCATGTCCACAAACTACTAAAATTTTCATATTAATCATTCTCCTTAAATATATTTATAATTTCTGATTTACTATTTGCCAAAATAAGTGACGCAACTGTTTCTTTATCGCTTAATATCGTTGCCAGTTTTTTTAAAATTTCGAGATGCGCTTCATTATCGATCGCACTTAATACGAATACTAATGATGCGTAATGACTGTTATCCGAAAAGTTAATATGCTCTTCTAGCTTCAATAAGCTTAATCCTACTTTATGAACATTGTCATTCGGTCTCGCATGCGCAATGGCAATTTCTGGTGCAATGACAATGTAAGGTCCCATATCATGCACACTTTTGATCATTGATTTGACATAATCATCATTAAAATAACCTTCTTGCAATAATGGTGCTGCTGCCACTTGAATACTTTCTTCCCAATTAGCAACTTTTTCTCTTAACTGTATATGTTCTTCCTTTATAATTTGGGTCAAATTTAGACACCCTCCTCATTTTGACTTACGGTTTTTATGAGTTGCAATATTGTTTCTTTCTGACCTGCAATTAATTCATTTCTATATTCTTCATTCATAATTATTCGACTTAACTGACCAAGCGCATTCAAATGAATTTGAGGTTGGCTTGTCGCAAGTATGACCACAACTTTCACAGGATCAAACCGATCATGTCCAAATTCAACGCCATTTTCAAAGTGTGCGATAGACATACTTACAGGGACATTTACATTTTCAAAATTAGAATGAAGTAATGCAATATGAGGTCCGATAACCATATAAGGACCAAATTTATCTAAATGATCGATAATTTCATCACCATATTGTTCATTAACATGTCCAACATCCACTAAAGTTTGAACACTCGTTTTGATAGCTTCATCTCTGCTTGAAACTTTTACATGCGTTTGAATATGGTTTTCAGGTATGACATTTTCTAAACTCGGACCAACCGTTTTAAAGCTTGAGATATATCTTTCTCTATAATCATTAATCATTTGATTGATTTTACTTCTATCTTCCTTCATTAAAAATGGTGAAACTTCTATGGTCGGTACTGAAAAGCCATCGACCGGCACAGTAGAAATAATATAATCGACTCCATGAGATTTTAGAAAACTTTCCGAAATATCATAAATTGAAAAAGCATCTAAAATTTCTAATTCAGGATAAATATTTTCGATGCGACTTTTTAATAACTGAGAAGTCCCAACACCCGAACCACATAACAAGATAACTTTAATTTGAGTCGGTTCCTCATTAGACAATCGTTCTATTGAAGACGCAAAATGTAACGCTAAATATGCAACTTCATCTTCATTAAAAGTGACTTGATAAGCTTCTTCCAATATCCCAACTTGTTGTTTAATCGCTAATACAAGTTCGGAATACTCCTTTAGAATTTCTTCTTTCAATGGATTGGAATGCGTCATATCAAAAGACATTCTATGGATGGCCGGCTGTAAATGTGTAACAAGACCTGTAAGCAGTTTATGATCATGTATAAGTGGCATGCCTATTTGAGCACTTACTTTTTGAATGAATAAACTTGCTAAATTGGATAGATTTTGTTGAGTTTGTTCTTGATGAAATTTATTGACCCTAGCCCCTAATAAATGCAATGTGATAAAAGCAGCTTCACTTTTAGGAAAAGCTATATTAAATACTTTTTCTAATTCGGCAGTAATTTGAATGGCTATATTAAAAGCATCTGTCTTGCTCAATCTTTCATACTCTTCATCGGGAATATCAAAAACAAATTGCTTCTTCGCGCGATGAATCGCAATAATAATGTGATATATTAAACCATCAATACCGACTTGAACCAGTTGGAAATCTTGATCATTTATAGTTGTAATAACAGCACGTCTTATTTTTTCAAGTTCATCTTCAGAAAAAATTTCAATCCCAATTTGAGCTGTAGATTTACGGAAATACTCATTAACCACATTGGCATAAGCTTCTCTTAAATATTTTTCATTACCTTCAATGACAAATCCTTTGTTCTTTTTATACTCTAGAACAAGCGTATATTCCTCTAACCAATGCTGCACAGACTTCAAATCATCAACAACCGTACGGCGTGATACATTCAGAATGTCAGCTAAACTTTGAGAACTAATAGGACTTGAAGATTCAAACAACCTTAAAATAATCTGTTCTTTTCTTTCATTTTTAGAATAATGAATGTCCAACTCAACATTCGACACTTCATTATCATTTTCTTTTTGTGATAATTTGACGCCTAAACTCTTATTTCTCTCAACATCAATATTCAATTCACTTTTAAAAGATTCAATAAACTCCAAATCATATTGAATCGTCCGTTCAGTAACTTGAAATAAAGATGCCAATTCGGAAATGGTTACGAAGCCTTTCTCAGATGATAAATAAGACAATATGTTTCTCTGTCGTTTACTAAGCAATCAAATAACCTCCCTAAATCTATTGTAAGCGTTTGCTCATAGTTGTAGATGTGTAATCTACTTCGTTTTATAATCCGAAACATTTCACATCAATGCAAATAATTAGAACTTTAAGCATATTGGACGCGGATGGAACTCATGATTTCAGGGGTGGACTGGAGGAAATGAGGAGTTGGTGGATGGGGTCAGGAGTGAGTTTATTCCACAGTTAATCCAAGACATTGCCCATGTCGTGAGTTAAGTCTGGAATTAATCCAAGAAAAAGCCCATGTCGTGAGTTTATTCCACAGTTAATCCAAGACATCGCCCATGTCGTGAGTTTATTCCACAGTTAATCCAAGACATTGCCCATGTCGTGAGTTAAGTCTGAAGTTAATCCAAGACATTGTCCAAGTCGTGAGTTTATTCAGGAGTTAATCCAAGACATTGTCCATGTCGTGAGTTTATTCCACAGTTAATCCAAGACATTACCCATGTCGTGAGTTTATTCCCAAGTTAATCCAAGACATCTTTGTACATACTTAAACAATCAAAATTGTACATTATTAAATTTTCGTTTCCAGCCAGTCTTGCAACATTCAGCATATACTTAAAAGAACAAACGAAAAAATATAAAGAAAAAGCATCACTTCGTTACTCAACGAAGTGATGCTTTTTTAGTACCATTTAATTTATGCATGATTTTTATTAAAGCGACGTGTATATTCTTTAAAAGTGATAAAGCATTTATTTTTTTCATCATAAAGTTTATATTTTAAAGATTCTAGACTATCTTTAAGCGTAATTGTCGTTGCATGGTGTAATGGTGGTGTCTTTTCATGTGCTTGTTCTAATTGATAGTTTGGAATTCTTGGGCTTAAATGATGCACATGGTGATAACCAATATTACCAGTCATCCATTGAATGACTTTAGGTAATTTATAATAAGAACTACCTTCTATAGCTGCTTTTACATAATCCCATTCAGATGCTTCTTCAAAATATGCATCTTCAAATGTATGTTGAATGTAAAACAACCATATACCTAACATACCTGCTATAAATAGCATTGGAAGGAATACAAGCATAAATGGCGTTGCGCCTACTAAGAAGAACATGCCGACATAGAATAATAGTAATACAATATTATGAATCCACGTATTACGTTTTTCTTTCGGCTTAGCATCTTTAGCGTTCGTTCTATTTGAAATAAACATCAAGAATATAGGACCTAGTATAAACATCACAAATGGGTGTCTATACATACGATATTTGAACTGAGTAAATTTAGAAGCATCACGATATTCTTCAATCGTCATAACCCAAATATCTCCAATACCACGTTTTTCTAAATTACCACTACTCGTATGGTGAATGATGTGTTCTCTACGCCATTTTTCATAAGGGAAAAATGTCATAAGACCAGTTATATTACCTAACAAATCGTTGTTCTTTTTCTTGCTTAAAAATGATCCATGGCAACAATCATGGAAAATAATAAATGTTCTAATTAAAAATCCCGAAGCTAACACACCACATAACAATGATAATGACCAATGTATTTGATAGCTTAAAAATCCAGCGACTACAAGTGCAACTAACGGAATTAATGTATTTATAATTTGAATTGTACTTTTCTTTAGATTGTTATTTTCAAATGGTTTCACCATTTTCCGAAGCAACTTTTTCTTTTCTTTTTCGATGATTTTTCACTTCCCTTTATTCAATAAATATAGAAAAAGGAAGCACCTGAACGAATCAAATTCTTCCATCTCTATTACTTATAATATAGCATAATGATACACTTTACAAACGATATCCATCAAATAAAAGTGAAATTTAATCACAAAATTTTATTTTATTTTAATAACAATTTGTTACTTGGTCATAATACTTGATGAAAACCTTGTTACAAAAGGATTTCATGCGAAATTTACACTAATATTTTGGGAATTTATTACTTTTTAATGATTGTATTCCAACTCATAATCATTCATCTCTGAATTGTCGTTCTTAGAGCGCTTATTCTTTTTTATAAAAAAAAGGAATTCTTCTGCAAGAATTCCTTCGAACTTTATTTTAAACTTACCACATAATATCTTTTACAGTGTCGTCGTTTAAGGCTTTTACGATTTCAGCTACTAATTTTACTGCATTTAAATAGTCATCTTTGTGCAGGATAGATACGTTTGAGTGCATGTAACGTAATGGCACGCCTATTGAGATTGTTGGTGTACCTTCGTTTGCTACGTGGATACTACCTGCATCTGTACCGCCACCGGTAATGTTATCCCATTGTACATCTATGCCTTTTTCTTTTGCTACGTTTTTAATGAATTTTCTAAATCCTACATGACCAATATTTGTTCCATCCATAAGTAAAACAAGTGGACCTTCACCTAATTTAGTTTCATGATCTTGACCTTTCATGCCTGGTGTATCATATGCGATACCTACGTCTACTGCGATTGATAAGTCTGGTTTAATTTTGTTTGCTGCTACTTTCGCACCACGTAAACCGACTTCTTCTTGTACAGTCGCACCTGAAACTAAATTAATGCCAAGTTCGTCATTATTAAGTTCATTTAATACGTCTACACTTAACGCACAACCAAAGCGGTTATCAAATGCTTTTGCCGTCAAGTAGTTACCATCTCCAAGTTCTTCAAATTCAGAGTAAGGTGTAACCATGTTACCTATTTCAACGCCTAATTTTTCAACCGCTTCTTTATTATCAACACCTAAGTCGATAAACATACTTTTAATGTCTACAGGCTTTTGACGCTCTTCTGGACTTAATACGTGTGGTGGTTTAGAACCAATAATACCTCTTAATTCTTTACCATCATCTGTCGTAACAGTCACTTTTTGAGAAAGCATGACTTGGTTCCACCAGCCACCAATTGGCGTGAATTTAAGGTAACCGTCATCATCGATACGCGTCACCATAAATCCGATTTCGTCTAAATGTCCTGCTATTAAAATTGTTTTAGAAGCATTTTTAGCATTCTTTTTCCCGAAAATGCCTCCTAAATTATCTTCTATAATTTCATCACTTATAGGCTCTAGATATTCTCTCATTTTAGATTTAACATTGTATTCAAATCCCGAGATACCATTAATGTCTGTAAGTGTTTTTAGTAATTTTACTGAATCCGCCACTTTAAATCCCCCTTATATATATTCAACACTTTTATAATATCACGCTCTTTTAAAAATGTATCTTAGAAAGGTTTAATTTAATTGATTTTTCAGTATTTTAAAAGAATTGCTTAATTTAACTTATATTACAAAATATTCTCCTAAAATGTGGCAGAATTTTTGCGCCGACTCCTGCGGGAAGAAGGAAGTGGCTGAGACCGAGGCTCAGACCTTCCCCTAGGAAAGCGTGCGCAAAAAAACTGCCAACAAGTTCACTTTAAGTGACTTTGTCGACAGCACTTTTAAAATCATTATAGTGTAGGACATTTATGTCCTAAACGCTTACTATCATTTATATTTATCTATTTTTATCATGACATGCTACCCATCTCATCACGATATATTTCATCATTCATTTCTTGCATTTTTTGTTCCACATTGGTAATTTCAATAGAACATTCTTTTAATTTTTCTTGATATTGTTCAGTTGA
This portion of the Mammaliicoccus vitulinus genome encodes:
- a CDS encoding BglG family transcription antiterminator yields the protein MLSKRQRNILSYLSSEKGFVTISELASLFQVTERTIQYDLEFIESFKSELNIDVERNKSLGVKLSQKENDNEVSNVELDIHYSKNERKEQIILRLFESSSPISSQSLADILNVSRRTVVDDLKSVQHWLEEYTLVLEYKKNKGFVIEGNEKYLREAYANVVNEYFRKSTAQIGIEIFSEDELEKIRRAVITTINDQDFQLVQVGIDGLIYHIIIAIHRAKKQFVFDIPDEEYERLSKTDAFNIAIQITAELEKVFNIAFPKSEAAFITLHLLGARVNKFHQEQTQQNLSNLASLFIQKVSAQIGMPLIHDHKLLTGLVTHLQPAIHRMSFDMTHSNPLKEEILKEYSELVLAIKQQVGILEEAYQVTFNEDEVAYLALHFASSIERLSNEEPTQIKVILLCGSGVGTSQLLKSRIENIYPELEILDAFSIYDISESFLKSHGVDYIISTVPVDGFSVPTIEVSPFLMKEDRSKINQMINDYRERYISSFKTVGPSLENVIPENHIQTHVKVSSRDEAIKTSVQTLVDVGHVNEQYGDEIIDHLDKFGPYMVIGPHIALLHSNFENVNVPVSMSIAHFENGVEFGHDRFDPVKVVVILATSQPQIHLNALGQLSRIIMNEEYRNELIAGQKETILQLIKTVSQNEEGV
- a CDS encoding M42 family metallopeptidase, which gives rise to MADSVKLLKTLTDINGISGFEYNVKSKMREYLEPISDEIIEDNLGGIFGKKNAKNASKTILIAGHLDEIGFMVTRIDDDGYLKFTPIGGWWNQVMLSQKVTVTTDDGKELRGIIGSKPPHVLSPEERQKPVDIKSMFIDLGVDNKEAVEKLGVEIGNMVTPYSEFEELGDGNYLTAKAFDNRFGCALSVDVLNELNNDELGINLVSGATVQEEVGLRGAKVAANKIKPDLSIAVDVGIAYDTPGMKGQDHETKLGEGPLVLLMDGTNIGHVGFRKFIKNVAKEKGIDVQWDNITGGGTDAGSIHVANEGTPTISIGVPLRYMHSNVSILHKDDYLNAVKLVAEIVKALNDDTVKDIMW
- a CDS encoding fatty acid desaturase, with protein sequence MVKPFENNNLKKSTIQIINTLIPLVALVVAGFLSYQIHWSLSLLCGVLASGFLIRTFIIFHDCCHGSFLSKKKNNDLLGNITGLMTFFPYEKWRREHIIHHTSSGNLEKRGIGDIWVMTIEEYRDASKFTQFKYRMYRHPFVMFILGPIFLMFISNRTNAKDAKPKEKRNTWIHNIVLLLFYVGMFFLVGATPFMLVFLPMLFIAGMLGIWLFYIQHTFEDAYFEEASEWDYVKAAIEGSSYYKLPKVIQWMTGNIGYHHVHHLSPRIPNYQLEQAHEKTPPLHHATTITLKDSLESLKYKLYDEKNKCFITFKEYTRRFNKNHA